From the Takifugu flavidus isolate HTHZ2018 chromosome 12, ASM371156v2, whole genome shotgun sequence genome, one window contains:
- the LOC130534482 gene encoding C-X-C chemokine receptor type 5: MEVFRVSDFELRDAATGEPDYIYPRDNLSYCGDDAGSLQSFRATFEGLFYSCLLLLGVLGNGLMVTVLLSRWRLLRVSEVYLLHLAVSDLLLLATFPFSILENATGWIFGEFLCKLVGLARQLNLLCGSFLLACISVDRYLAIVHAVASLQRQRRRTVHLTCTALWMVCLAISAPNLVFLTVTGDGNSSRLFCSFDDYGIHANNWAMTMRVLEHVCFFLPLAIMGSCYAAVVGTLLKSARGQTQLGAIKLALLITLVFCVCWLPYNVASVLQTRDNLSTDPSRSCESVLLLQAALVVTKSLGFSHCCLNPFLYAFVGVRFRRELLRLLSKAGCGRVCPPLSGVQNGTSCSEATSTSTVRHRLYQ; this comes from the exons ATGGAGGTATTCCGAGTTTCAGACTTTGAG CTCCGGGACGCAGCCACCGGGGAGCCCGACTACATTTACCCCAGAGACAACCTGAGCTACTGCGGCGACGACGCTGGcagcctgcagagcttcagGGCCACCTTTGAGGGCCTCTTCTacagctgcctcctcctgctgggcGTGCTGGGGAACGGCCTGATGGTGACGGTCCTCCTGAGCCGCTGGCGCCTCCTGCGCGTCAGCGAGGTCTACCTGCTCCACCTGGCCGTCAGCGACCTGCTGCTCCTCGCCACCTTCCCCTTCAGCATCCTGGAGAACGCCACCGGTTGGATATTCGGAGAATTCCTCTGCAAGCTGGTGGGCCTGGCGAGGCAGCTCAACCTGCTGTGCGGCAGCTTCCTGCTGGCGTGCATCAGCGTCGATCGCTACCTGGCCATCGTGCACGCCGTCGCCAGCCTGCAGCGTCAGCGGCGCAGGACGGTGCACCTGACGTGCACGGCGTTGTGGATGGTCTGCCTGGCCATATCGGCGCCCAATCTGGTGTTCCTCACCGTGACGGGGGACGGCAACTCCTCCCGCCTCTTCTGCTCCTTCGACGACTACGGCATCCACGCCAACAACTGGGCCATGACCATGAGGGTCCTGGAGCACGTGTGCTTCTTCCTGCCGCTGGCCATCATGGGAAGCTGCTACGCCGCCGTGGTCGGGACCCTGCTCAAGAGCGCCAGGGGCCAAACGCAGCTGGGCGCCATCAAGCTGGCTCTGCTCATCACCCTGGTCTTCTGCGTCTGCTGGTTGCCCTACAACGTGGCCTCGGTCCTGCAGACCAGGGACAACCTGAGCACCGACCCGTCCAGGAGCTGCGagtccgtcctcctcctgcaaGCGGCTCTGGTGGTGACCAAGAGTCTGGGCTTCTCCCACTGCTGCCTCAACCCGTTCCTCTACGCCTTCGTCGGCGTGCGCTTCCGCCGGGAGCTGCTCCGCCTGCTGTCCAAGGCGGGCTGCGGCCGCGTCTGCCCCCCGCTGAGCGGAGTCCAGAACGGGACGTCCTGCTCGGAAGCCACGTCCACGTCCACCGTCCGACACAGACTTTACCAATGA
- the bcl9l gene encoding B-cell CLL/lymphoma 9-like protein, whose protein sequence is MHTDNKLTNHGKEVTNDRRSQVPSVNQPAQLQGATGTLGPKNTGAGSHGVKSTQVSPCTAGAKAPGQVASAVGGMLKTKCKRERSIGADGGETRNAASSASDSDAKGASVLRSKRRCVLEKKQPYSGDEWCSGPETEEDDDKPRTAMHRGGSLADSVKGPSDHMSSGPLPDPEGSGPKTEPPQPSQQLVYVFTTSLANRAAEAIVKGQSNCIILFHQQNVPRSKPNQSHLSERFNSVSEKINSPVASNAKLQSGTPQPSSAGLGGRADGSSQSRTAGVSSNSSIDGAGCLSLPVGTVSPSGSPSVLSAHLQSDAGQRNGSENSYGLSKEQLERRERSLQTLRDLERLFLRSGASEGHGHPPGFNSSLSNNNNNPDRSALLENSNNGTNSGNGSCGNLRLPALASVGRMKRYEEPLQFISQVETLGGPALHSLQLDAHQNLPQHPQQQLSSPGVDMGPFLGPEGLTPEQMVWRKLQEEFYLEKRRHQEMQVHKHPQHFRMMSEMNMHGGAMMMRGPPPPYHSKPGEQQWGPANMMGGGMSGNAQMMSMQQEGPPRFLGQMQRGALGRRGFPGAGGELSMECPGPQKLARPGMIWLDDIPNNVGGGGRFHGYPGGPEHFQGDPEQALTQEEMFCLMQKREMQGLPRLELDRLAKLQQHGNFDPKVPGNAGEPHFSHLVMGQSHPSAHPSVGFTGSQQMMPSPGGGHPRRDLVESVLRSNLTINPQMNVQQQQMSQKLREGPGGSGPLGEMFSHAEISQIKAAQNARGNRLMVSGPDGCFDFPNQGLFTGGQMERTHLHQSGPGMFRAEQQSPHQKGATSRLCHLSMAGRLSAADLSPRHRSDPSLSIDLLTSPSMPPPHQLKSPSLNQEPSPCLASPSVPGLKSPAQVPSAGPQPPPPPASGAGTPSSSSIKSPQMPGSSTLVLHSPSASPGHLKSPAVTMGSPGWASPKTALSSPAGPTSGQSLPPRSSSSTPISQPGSMNPFTSSPNSLPPPNPLSLMSQMSKYAIPSSTPLYHDAVKTIASSDDEMLPEQPLLAGVNVGGTMGNPQSSQVGPHSDPQSPMGIRQSQQHLSHEPSGPALPSPNHMGMVAMNPSIMGEGKPEGMGPCHVSPVPHSQVAGFPRIQQPPHGPVHSPIGRMPQNFPQPDEDNVPAQHLHLLSKPHPAQRPPHRPESFAPLPLQDGPDLSEVIRPSHTGIPEFDLSRIIPSDKPSSTLQYFPKSEPHPNPHRGPASQQPAPQHLLKQMSSGPAHVSVTSSNPHLANLQNMMAEQQLPTHPAHVGMRPTLGIPQMGSRNVAPCGGPMCPPGYMMGRTGLAPQQQQQALMANNFLHHPPGPYPGMMSSQQPPHPLMGQQNMAMMQAKQRSMSIPGDHFGSEDPLISPQGLMMAPPHPQAGMVGAHPLRQRGLSLDSPVGYGPGGMANMPF, encoded by the exons ATGCACACTGATAACAAACTGACCAATCATGGCAAAGAGGTCACCAATGACAGACGATCGCAGGTACCCAGTGTGAACCAGCCGGCCCAGCTTCAGGGAGCCACTGGGACCCTGGGACCCAAGAACACTGGCGCCGGGAGCCATGGAGTTAAGTCCACCCAGGTTTCTCCTTGTACCGCCGGGGCAAAGGCTCCTGGTCAAGTGGCGAGCGCTGTCGGAGGGATGCTGAAGACTAAATGCAAGCGGGAGCGGAGCATCGGCGCCGACGGCGGCGAGACGAGAAACGCCGCCAGTTCGGCTTCCGACAGTGACGCCAAAGGAG CGAGCGTCCTGCGCAGTAAGCGCCGCTGCGTCCTGGAGAAGAAGCAGCCGTACAGTGGAGACGAGTGGTGCTCCGGACCTGAGACGGAGGAAGATGACGATAAGCCGCGTACTGCGATGCACC gaggCGGTTCACTGGCAGATTCCGTGAAAGGACCCTCTGATCATATGTCCTCTGGACCTTTACCTGATCCTGAAGGTTCAGGGCCAAAAACAGAGCCGCCTCAGCCCTCCCAACAGTTGGTGTATGTTTTTACAACCAGCCTAGCCAACAG ggctgctgagGCGATAGTGAAAGGACAGAGCAACTGTATAATCCTCTTTCACCAGCAAAATGTTCCACGTTCTAAGCCGAATCAG AGCCATCTATCGGAGAGGTTTAACAGCGTATCGGAGAAGATCAACTCTCCAGTCGCTTCCAACGCAAAATTGCAAAGCGGAACTCCTCAGCCGTCCTCGGCAGGACTCGGAGGCCGCGCCGATGGATCCTCTCAGAGCAGAACTGCTGGAGTCTCCAGCAACAGTAGCATAGATGGAGCAGGCTGTCTGTCCCTTCCTGTTGGTACCGTCTCTCCCTCGGGAAGTCCATCCGttctgtctgctcacctgcagAGTGATGCAGGTCAAAGAAATGGCTCCGAGAACTCCTATGGCCTCTCCAAAGAGCAGCTGGAACGCCGGGAACGCTCTTTGCAAACTCTAAGAGATCTAGAAAGACTGTTTCTGAGAAGTGGGGCCAGCGAAGGCCACGGACACCCtcctggttttaactcctctctgagtaataataataataatccggACAGGAGTGCTCTACTTGAAAACAGTAATAATGGTACTAACTCTGGAAACGGCAGCTGTGGGAATCTGCGATTGCCAGCTCTGGCTTCAGTTGGACGGATGAAGAGATACGAAGAGCCCCTCCAGTTCATTTCTCAAGTGGAGACGCTTGGTGGGCCCGCTCTCCACAGCCTTCAGCTGGATGCGCATCAAAACCTGCCCCAGCATCCCCAACAGCAGCTGTCCTCGCCCGGGGTCGACATGGGCCCCTTCCTTGGACCAGAAGGCCTGACCCCGGAACAGATGGTGTGGAGGAAACTCCAAGAGGAATTCTACCTAGAGAAGAGACGACACCAGGAAATGCAAGTGCACAAACACCCCCAGCACTTCAGAATGATGTCGGAGATGAACATGCACGGGGGCGCTATGATGATGAGaggcccccctcctccctatCACAGTAAACCTGGAGAGCAGCAGTGGGGTCCTGCCAATATGATGGGAGGGGGGATGAGTGGCAATGCACAGATGATGAGCATGCAGCAAGAGGGACCCCCAAGGTTCCTCGGACAGATGCAGAGGGGAGCGCTCGGAAGACGTGGATTTCCTGGCGCAGGGGGGGAGTTATCGATGGAGTGTCCCGGACCGCAAAAGCTCGCGAGGCCAGGAATGATTTGGCTGGATGATATTCCAAACAACGTCGGCGGTGGGGGGCGCTTTCATGGCTATCCCGGTGGGCCGGAGCATTTCCAGGGTGACCCGGAACAGGCGTTAACTCAAGAAGAAATGTTTTGCCTGATGCAGAAGCGGGAGATGCAGGGGCTTCCCAGGCTGGAACTCGACAGATTAGCGAAACTGCAGCAACACGGCAACTTTGACCCGAAGGTTCCGGGTAACGCGGGAGAGCCACACTTCTCTCACTTGGTCATGGGTCAGAGCCATCCCTCCGCTCATCCCTCCGTGGGCTTTACTGGCTCGCAGCAGATGATGCCCtctccggggggggggcatccgaGGAGAGACTTGGTAGAGTCTGTTCTGAGGAGCAATCTCACAATAAACCCACAGATGaatgttcagcagcagcaaatgtcCCAGAAGCTGCGAGAAGGTCCCGGAGGCAGTGGACCTCTGGGTGAAATGTTCAGCCACGCAGAGATTTCCCAGATTAAGGCCGCGCAGAACGCAAGAGGGAACCGACTGATGGTGTCTGGACCCGACGGCTGCTTCGATTTTCCCAACCAAGGCTTGTTtactggaggacagatggagcgGACCCATCTTCACCAATCCGGCCCTGGAATGTTTCGAGCTGAGCAGCAAAGTCCTCATCAAAAAGGAGCCACGTCCCGGCTTTGTCATCTGTCCATGGCTGGACGGCTGAGTGCTGCAGACCTCAGTCCCAGGCATCGCTCTGACCCGTCTCTTAGCATCGACCTCCTGACCTCACCGTCCATGCCTCCCCCCCATCAGCTGAAGTCCCCGTCCCTCAACCAGGAACCTTCTCCTTGTCTCgcttctccctctgtccctggGTTGAAGTCTCCTGCTCAGGTCCCCTCTGCAGggcctcagcctcctcctcctcctgcttcggGTGCAGGtactccttcctcttcatccataAAGTCCCCCCAGATGCCAGGTTCTTCCACCCTTGTACTGCACTCTCCATCGGCCTCTCCCGGTCATCTCAAGTCCCCAGCTGTGACCATGGGTTCTCCAGGGTGGGCATCACCTAAAACCGCTCTCTCAAGTCCAGCCGGGCCAACTAGCG gcCAGTCCCTCCCTCCCAGGAGTTCCAGCTCTACCCCCATTAGCCAGCCAGGATCTATGAATCCATTTACTTCTTCCCCTaattctcttcctcctccaaacCCCTTGTCTCTCATGTCTCAGATGTCCAAGTATGCCATACCCAGTTCCACGCCTCTCTATCACGACGCAGTTAAAACTATCGCCTCCTCTGATGACGAGATGCTGCCAGAGCAGCCTCTGCTAGCTGGCGTCAACGTCGGAG gaactATGGGGAACCCACAGAGCTCCCAGGTGGGCCCACACAGTGACCCCCAAAGCCCCATGGGTATCCGGCAaagtcagcagcacctgtcccaCGAGCCCTCAGGACCTGCACTCCCCTCCCCAAATCACATGGGAATGGTAGCCATGAATCCCTCCATTATGGGGGAGGGAAAACCTGAAGGGATGGGGCCCTGTCACGTTTCGCCCGTACCCCACAGCCAGGTGGCGGGCTTCCCTCGCATCCAGCAGCCTCCTCACGGGCCCGTGCACTCGCCGATCGGCAGAATGCCGCAGAATTTCCCTCAGCCCGACGAGGATAACGTGCCGGCCCAGCACCTACACCTGCTCAGCAAGCCCCATCCCGCCCAGCGCCCGCCTCATCGCCCCGAATCCTTCGCTCCTTTGCCCCTGCAGGACGGCCCCGACCTCAGTGAGGTCATACGGCCGTCTCACACCGGGATCCCCGAGTTCGACCTCTCGCGCATCATTCCCTCCGATAAGCCCAGCAGCACCCTTCAGTACTTCCCAAAGAGCGAGCCTCATCCGAACCCACACCGGGGACCGGCGTCCCAGCAGCCTGCTCCACAGCACCTTCTGAAGCAGATGtcctctggccccgcccacgtGAGCGTCACCTCATCCAATCCCCATTTGGCGAACTTGCAGAACATGATGGCCGAACAGCAGCTGCCGACTCACCCGGCCCACGTCGGGATGCGTCCCACTTTGGGCATTCCTCAGATGGGCTCCAGGAATGTGGCTCCTTGTGGGGGCCCCATGTGTCCGCCCGGATACATGATGGGGAGGACAGGTCTGgcaccccagcagcagcagcaagcttTGATGGCAAACAACTTCCTCCACCACCCGCCTGGTCCGTACCCGGGCATGATGtcctcccagcagcccccccaccccctgatGGGGCAGCAGAACATGGCGATGATGCAGGCTAAACAGCGGAGCATGTCCATTCCCGGGGACCATTTTGGCTCGGAGGATCCTCTGATATCCCCTCAGGGGCTCATGAtggcccccccccacccgcaggCTGGCATGGTGGGTGCCCACCCGCTCAGACAGCGCGGCCTCTCTCTGGACAGTCCGGTGGGCTACGGGCCGGGAGGGATGGCCAATATGCCCTTTTGA
- the ddx6 gene encoding probable ATP-dependent RNA helicase ddx6: MSTARTENPVILGLSNQNGQIRGSVKPAGAPGGGGGGPQQHQVNQMKGAINNGNFQPAPTTNAVIKPGDDWKKNLKLPPKDMRMKTSDVTATKGNEFEDYCLKRELLMGIFEMGWEKPSPIQEESIPIALSGRDILARAKNGTGKSGAYLIPLLERIDLKRDCIQAVVIVPTRELALQVSQICIQVSKHMGGVKVMATTGGTNLRDDIMRLDETVHVIIATPGRILDLIKKGVAKVSQVQMIVLDEADKLLSQDFVGMMEEMLGFLSKQRQILLYSATFPLSVQKFMTSHLQKPYEINLMEELTLKGVTQYYAYVTERQKVHCLNTLFSRLQINQSIIFCNSSQRVELLAKKISQLGYSCFYIHAKMRQEHRNRVFHDFRNGLCRNLVCTDLFTRGIDIQAVNVVINFDFPKLGETYLHRIGRSGRFGHLGLAINLITYDDRFNLKGIEEQLGTEIKPIPGIIDKSLYVAEYHSESGEEVKP, translated from the exons ATGAGTACTGCCAGGACGGAGAACCCGGTGATTTTGGGCTTGTCCAACCAGAATGGACAGATCAGGGGCTCGGTGAAGCCTGCTGGAGCcccgggtggggggggaggaggtcctCAACAGCACCAGGTCAACCAGATGAAGGGTGCCATCAACAATGGCAACTTCCAGCCCGCCCCAACGACAAACGCCGTCATCAA GCCTGGTGATGACTGGAAGAAGAATCTGAAATTGCCCCCTAAAGACATGAGGATGAAAACTTCG GATGTGACTGCAACAAAAGGCAACGAGTTTGAGGATTATTGCCTAAAGAGGGAGCTGCTCATGGGAATCTTTGAGATGGGCTGGGAAAAGCCATCTCCCATCCAG gaGGAAAGTATTCCCATTGCACTATCTGGAAGGGACATCTTGGCCAGAGCCAAGAACGGCACAGGGAAGAGTGGAGCCTACCTCATTCCCTTACTTGAACGCATTGACCTGAAAAGAGACTGCATACAAG CTGTGGTCATCGTTCCCACCAGAGAACTGGCTCTGCAAGTGAGCCAAATCTGCATCCAGGTCAGCAAACACATGGGCGGAGTCAAGGTGATGGCGACCACAGGTGGCACCAACCTCCGCGATGACATCATGAGACTGGACGAGACGG TTCACGTGATCATCGCCACTCCGGGCAGGATTCTGGACCTCATCAAAAAGGGCGTGGCCAAAGTCAGCCAAGTGCAGATGATCGTTCTGGATGAA GCTGACAAACTGCTGTCTCAGGACTTTGTGGGTatgatggaggagatgctgggCTTCCTGTCCAAGCAGAGGCAGATCCTGCTCTATTCTGCCACGTTCCCCCTCAGCGTGCAGAAGTTTATG ACTTCACATCTGCAGAAACCTTACGAGATCAACCTGATGGAGGAGCTCACGCTGAAAGGTGTCACTCAGTATTACGCTTATGTCACCGAGCGGCAGAAGGTCCATTGCCTCAACACCTTATTTTCCAGG CTCCAGATCAACCAGTCCATAATCTTCTGCAACTCCTCTCAAAGAGTGGAGCTCCTCGCCAAGAAGATCTCCCAGCTGGGATACTCCTGCTTCTACATTCACGCCAAGATGAGACAG GAGCATCGGAACCGCGTGTTCCATGACTTCAGAAATGGCCTCTGCAGGAATCTGGTCTGCACTG ACTTGTTCACGAGGGGAATCGATATCCAGGCTGTGAATGTCGTGATCAACTTTGACTTCCCCAAACTGGGAGAAACGTACCTTCATCGTATCGGGAGATCTG GGCGCTTCGGACACCTGGGCCTCGCCATCAACCTCATCACCTACGACGACCGCTTCAACCTGAAGGGGATCGAGGAGCAGCTGGGAACAGAGATCAAGCCCATCCCAGGCATCATCGACAAGAGCCTGTACGTGGCGGAATATCACAGCGAGAGCGGAGAAGAAGTCAAGCCATGA